One window from the genome of Helicoverpa armigera isolate CAAS_96S chromosome 4, ASM3070526v1, whole genome shotgun sequence encodes:
- the LOC110370503 gene encoding MAP kinase-interacting serine/threonine-protein kinase 1 isoform X4 yields the protein MRSPFEMDEDADINAIIWKVLKTGVGRCSSQSGSERESDESPRGNEPSAPVPIPDSEDLQRRKEEARRKRRRKKRSGSSVVTSCFQDLYKLTGEVLGEGAYASVQTCVNIYTGQEFAVKIIDKVPGHARARVFREVETFHYCQGHPNIIQLIEFFEDTDKFYLVFEKINGGQLLSRIQEHHYFSEPQAAEIVREIANALHFLHGKGVAHRDLKPENILCVHRDRLCPVKICDFDLGSGISFTSSLASPLATPQLMTPVGSAEFMAPEVVSLFAGSAANHYDKRCDLWSLGVIAYILLCGYPPFRADCGSDCGWERGENCRACQELLFNSIQEGRYTFPEEEWGDISSDAKDLIRQLLVREASHRLSAERVLTHPWLRRADPNAIHPQLQTSLNIKRNMSARNLSNFAESAMAVNRVIQQHFSMNYSYMEPERARALRGSKSQQPAPLIECPLGLSPPADSELLRRRLADATLLPVH from the exons AGCCCCTTCGAAATGGATGAAGATGCTGATATCAACGCTATCATTTGGAAAGTATTAAAAACAG GTGTGGGCCGCTGCAGCAGCCAGTCGGGCAGTGAGCGCGAATCGGACGAGAGCCCCAGAGGCAACGAGCCGTCAGCTCCCGTCCCCATCCCCGACAGTGAGGACTTGCAGCGGCGCAAGGAAGAGGCGCGCAGGAAGCGCCGTAGGAAGAAGCGCTCTGGGAGCTCCGTTGTCACGTCATGTTTCCAAG ACCTCTACAAGCTTACAGGCGAGGTTTTAGGCGAGGGCGCGTACGCCTCGGTACAGACGTGCGTCAACATCTACACGGGCCAGGAATTCGCAGTGAAGATCATCGACAAAGTGCCGGGGCACGCCCGCGCCAGGGTGTTCCGCGAGGTGGAGACCTTCCACTACTGCCAGGGACACCCGAACATAATCCAGCTCATTGAATTCTTTGAGGACACAGACAAGTTCTACCTTGTCTTCGAGAAG ATCAACGGCGGTCAGCTTCTGTCGCGCATACAGGAGCACCACTATTTCTCAGAGCCGCAAGCGGCAGAGATCGTGCGTGAGATAGCGAACGCTTTACATTTCCTCCACGGTAAAGGTGTCGCACACCGCGATCTCAAGCCAGAGAACATATTATGCGTCCACCGTGATAGACTTTGCCCAGTGAAGATATGCGACTTCGATCTCGGGAGTGGAATCAGTTTTACTTCGAGTCTTGCGAGCCCGCTGGCGACCCCGCAGCTTATGACGCCA GTGGGCAGCGCGGAATTCATGGCGCCCGAAGTGGTGTCCCTATTCGCGGGTTCGGCAGCGAATCATTACGACAAGCGGTGTGACCTGTGGTCGCTGGGCGTGATCGCGTACATCCTGCTGTGCGGGTACCCGCCGTTCCGGGCCGACTGCGGCTCCGACTGCGGCTGGGAGCGCGGCGAGAACTGCCGCGCTTGCCAGGAGTTGCTCTTTAACTCTATTCAG GAGGGACGTTATACGTTCCCCGAGGAGGAGTGGGGCGACATCTCGAGCGACGCGAAGGATCTAATCCGGCAGCTGTTGGTCCGCGAGGCGTCACACAGGCTCAGCGCCGAACGCGTGTTGACGCATCCCTGGCTGCGGCGGGCGGATCCTAATGCGATCCACCCGCAGCTGCAGACCTCGCTCAATATTAAACG CAACATGTCAGCGCGCAACCTGTCGAACTTCGCGGAGTCGGCGATGGCGGTGAACCGGGTGATCCAGCAGCACTTCTCCATGAACTACTCGTACATGGAGCCTGAGCGGGCGCGGGCGCTGCGCGGCAGCAAGTCGCAGCAGCCGGCGCCGCTGATCGAGTGCCCGCTGGGGCTGTCGCCGCCCGCCGACTCCGAGCTGCTGCGGCGCCGCCTGGCCGACGCCACGCTGCTGCCCGTGCACTAG
- the LOC110370503 gene encoding MAP kinase-interacting serine/threonine-protein kinase 1 isoform X3, with the protein MAERQSQLTFSPFEMDEDADINAIIWKVLKTGVGRCSSQSGSERESDESPRGNEPSAPVPIPDSEDLQRRKEEARRKRRRKKRSGSSVVTSCFQDLYKLTGEVLGEGAYASVQTCVNIYTGQEFAVKIIDKVPGHARARVFREVETFHYCQGHPNIIQLIEFFEDTDKFYLVFEKINGGQLLSRIQEHHYFSEPQAAEIVREIANALHFLHGKGVAHRDLKPENILCVHRDRLCPVKICDFDLGSGISFTSSLASPLATPQLMTPVGSAEFMAPEVVSLFAGSAANHYDKRCDLWSLGVIAYILLCGYPPFRADCGSDCGWERGENCRACQELLFNSIQEGRYTFPEEEWGDISSDAKDLIRQLLVREASHRLSAERVLTHPWLRRADPNAIHPQLQTSLNIKRNMSARNLSNFAESAMAVNRVIQQHFSMNYSYMEPERARALRGSKSQQPAPLIECPLGLSPPADSELLRRRLADATLLPVH; encoded by the exons AGCCCCTTCGAAATGGATGAAGATGCTGATATCAACGCTATCATTTGGAAAGTATTAAAAACAG GTGTGGGCCGCTGCAGCAGCCAGTCGGGCAGTGAGCGCGAATCGGACGAGAGCCCCAGAGGCAACGAGCCGTCAGCTCCCGTCCCCATCCCCGACAGTGAGGACTTGCAGCGGCGCAAGGAAGAGGCGCGCAGGAAGCGCCGTAGGAAGAAGCGCTCTGGGAGCTCCGTTGTCACGTCATGTTTCCAAG ACCTCTACAAGCTTACAGGCGAGGTTTTAGGCGAGGGCGCGTACGCCTCGGTACAGACGTGCGTCAACATCTACACGGGCCAGGAATTCGCAGTGAAGATCATCGACAAAGTGCCGGGGCACGCCCGCGCCAGGGTGTTCCGCGAGGTGGAGACCTTCCACTACTGCCAGGGACACCCGAACATAATCCAGCTCATTGAATTCTTTGAGGACACAGACAAGTTCTACCTTGTCTTCGAGAAG ATCAACGGCGGTCAGCTTCTGTCGCGCATACAGGAGCACCACTATTTCTCAGAGCCGCAAGCGGCAGAGATCGTGCGTGAGATAGCGAACGCTTTACATTTCCTCCACGGTAAAGGTGTCGCACACCGCGATCTCAAGCCAGAGAACATATTATGCGTCCACCGTGATAGACTTTGCCCAGTGAAGATATGCGACTTCGATCTCGGGAGTGGAATCAGTTTTACTTCGAGTCTTGCGAGCCCGCTGGCGACCCCGCAGCTTATGACGCCA GTGGGCAGCGCGGAATTCATGGCGCCCGAAGTGGTGTCCCTATTCGCGGGTTCGGCAGCGAATCATTACGACAAGCGGTGTGACCTGTGGTCGCTGGGCGTGATCGCGTACATCCTGCTGTGCGGGTACCCGCCGTTCCGGGCCGACTGCGGCTCCGACTGCGGCTGGGAGCGCGGCGAGAACTGCCGCGCTTGCCAGGAGTTGCTCTTTAACTCTATTCAG GAGGGACGTTATACGTTCCCCGAGGAGGAGTGGGGCGACATCTCGAGCGACGCGAAGGATCTAATCCGGCAGCTGTTGGTCCGCGAGGCGTCACACAGGCTCAGCGCCGAACGCGTGTTGACGCATCCCTGGCTGCGGCGGGCGGATCCTAATGCGATCCACCCGCAGCTGCAGACCTCGCTCAATATTAAACG CAACATGTCAGCGCGCAACCTGTCGAACTTCGCGGAGTCGGCGATGGCGGTGAACCGGGTGATCCAGCAGCACTTCTCCATGAACTACTCGTACATGGAGCCTGAGCGGGCGCGGGCGCTGCGCGGCAGCAAGTCGCAGCAGCCGGCGCCGCTGATCGAGTGCCCGCTGGGGCTGTCGCCGCCCGCCGACTCCGAGCTGCTGCGGCGCCGCCTGGCCGACGCCACGCTGCTGCCCGTGCACTAG
- the LOC110370503 gene encoding MAP kinase-interacting serine/threonine-protein kinase 1 isoform X5, with amino-acid sequence MDEDADINAIIWKVLKTGVGRCSSQSGSERESDESPRGNEPSAPVPIPDSEDLQRRKEEARRKRRRKKRSGSSVVTSCFQDLYKLTGEVLGEGAYASVQTCVNIYTGQEFAVKIIDKVPGHARARVFREVETFHYCQGHPNIIQLIEFFEDTDKFYLVFEKINGGQLLSRIQEHHYFSEPQAAEIVREIANALHFLHGKGVAHRDLKPENILCVHRDRLCPVKICDFDLGSGISFTSSLASPLATPQLMTPVGSAEFMAPEVVSLFAGSAANHYDKRCDLWSLGVIAYILLCGYPPFRADCGSDCGWERGENCRACQELLFNSIQEGRYTFPEEEWGDISSDAKDLIRQLLVREASHRLSAERVLTHPWLRRADPNAIHPQLQTSLNIKRNMSARNLSNFAESAMAVNRVIQQHFSMNYSYMEPERARALRGSKSQQPAPLIECPLGLSPPADSELLRRRLADATLLPVH; translated from the exons ATGGATGAAGATGCTGATATCAACGCTATCATTTGGAAAGTATTAAAAACAG GTGTGGGCCGCTGCAGCAGCCAGTCGGGCAGTGAGCGCGAATCGGACGAGAGCCCCAGAGGCAACGAGCCGTCAGCTCCCGTCCCCATCCCCGACAGTGAGGACTTGCAGCGGCGCAAGGAAGAGGCGCGCAGGAAGCGCCGTAGGAAGAAGCGCTCTGGGAGCTCCGTTGTCACGTCATGTTTCCAAG ACCTCTACAAGCTTACAGGCGAGGTTTTAGGCGAGGGCGCGTACGCCTCGGTACAGACGTGCGTCAACATCTACACGGGCCAGGAATTCGCAGTGAAGATCATCGACAAAGTGCCGGGGCACGCCCGCGCCAGGGTGTTCCGCGAGGTGGAGACCTTCCACTACTGCCAGGGACACCCGAACATAATCCAGCTCATTGAATTCTTTGAGGACACAGACAAGTTCTACCTTGTCTTCGAGAAG ATCAACGGCGGTCAGCTTCTGTCGCGCATACAGGAGCACCACTATTTCTCAGAGCCGCAAGCGGCAGAGATCGTGCGTGAGATAGCGAACGCTTTACATTTCCTCCACGGTAAAGGTGTCGCACACCGCGATCTCAAGCCAGAGAACATATTATGCGTCCACCGTGATAGACTTTGCCCAGTGAAGATATGCGACTTCGATCTCGGGAGTGGAATCAGTTTTACTTCGAGTCTTGCGAGCCCGCTGGCGACCCCGCAGCTTATGACGCCA GTGGGCAGCGCGGAATTCATGGCGCCCGAAGTGGTGTCCCTATTCGCGGGTTCGGCAGCGAATCATTACGACAAGCGGTGTGACCTGTGGTCGCTGGGCGTGATCGCGTACATCCTGCTGTGCGGGTACCCGCCGTTCCGGGCCGACTGCGGCTCCGACTGCGGCTGGGAGCGCGGCGAGAACTGCCGCGCTTGCCAGGAGTTGCTCTTTAACTCTATTCAG GAGGGACGTTATACGTTCCCCGAGGAGGAGTGGGGCGACATCTCGAGCGACGCGAAGGATCTAATCCGGCAGCTGTTGGTCCGCGAGGCGTCACACAGGCTCAGCGCCGAACGCGTGTTGACGCATCCCTGGCTGCGGCGGGCGGATCCTAATGCGATCCACCCGCAGCTGCAGACCTCGCTCAATATTAAACG CAACATGTCAGCGCGCAACCTGTCGAACTTCGCGGAGTCGGCGATGGCGGTGAACCGGGTGATCCAGCAGCACTTCTCCATGAACTACTCGTACATGGAGCCTGAGCGGGCGCGGGCGCTGCGCGGCAGCAAGTCGCAGCAGCCGGCGCCGCTGATCGAGTGCCCGCTGGGGCTGTCGCCGCCCGCCGACTCCGAGCTGCTGCGGCGCCGCCTGGCCGACGCCACGCTGCTGCCCGTGCACTAG
- the LOC110370503 gene encoding MAP kinase-interacting serine/threonine-protein kinase 1 isoform X6, which yields MVKKVSEESVDSGVGRCSSQSGSERESDESPRGNEPSAPVPIPDSEDLQRRKEEARRKRRRKKRSGSSVVTSCFQDLYKLTGEVLGEGAYASVQTCVNIYTGQEFAVKIIDKVPGHARARVFREVETFHYCQGHPNIIQLIEFFEDTDKFYLVFEKINGGQLLSRIQEHHYFSEPQAAEIVREIANALHFLHGKGVAHRDLKPENILCVHRDRLCPVKICDFDLGSGISFTSSLASPLATPQLMTPVGSAEFMAPEVVSLFAGSAANHYDKRCDLWSLGVIAYILLCGYPPFRADCGSDCGWERGENCRACQELLFNSIQEGRYTFPEEEWGDISSDAKDLIRQLLVREASHRLSAERVLTHPWLRRADPNAIHPQLQTSLNIKRNMSARNLSNFAESAMAVNRVIQQHFSMNYSYMEPERARALRGSKSQQPAPLIECPLGLSPPADSELLRRRLADATLLPVH from the exons ATGGTGAAGAAGGTATCAGAAGAGAGTGTGGATAGTG GTGTGGGCCGCTGCAGCAGCCAGTCGGGCAGTGAGCGCGAATCGGACGAGAGCCCCAGAGGCAACGAGCCGTCAGCTCCCGTCCCCATCCCCGACAGTGAGGACTTGCAGCGGCGCAAGGAAGAGGCGCGCAGGAAGCGCCGTAGGAAGAAGCGCTCTGGGAGCTCCGTTGTCACGTCATGTTTCCAAG ACCTCTACAAGCTTACAGGCGAGGTTTTAGGCGAGGGCGCGTACGCCTCGGTACAGACGTGCGTCAACATCTACACGGGCCAGGAATTCGCAGTGAAGATCATCGACAAAGTGCCGGGGCACGCCCGCGCCAGGGTGTTCCGCGAGGTGGAGACCTTCCACTACTGCCAGGGACACCCGAACATAATCCAGCTCATTGAATTCTTTGAGGACACAGACAAGTTCTACCTTGTCTTCGAGAAG ATCAACGGCGGTCAGCTTCTGTCGCGCATACAGGAGCACCACTATTTCTCAGAGCCGCAAGCGGCAGAGATCGTGCGTGAGATAGCGAACGCTTTACATTTCCTCCACGGTAAAGGTGTCGCACACCGCGATCTCAAGCCAGAGAACATATTATGCGTCCACCGTGATAGACTTTGCCCAGTGAAGATATGCGACTTCGATCTCGGGAGTGGAATCAGTTTTACTTCGAGTCTTGCGAGCCCGCTGGCGACCCCGCAGCTTATGACGCCA GTGGGCAGCGCGGAATTCATGGCGCCCGAAGTGGTGTCCCTATTCGCGGGTTCGGCAGCGAATCATTACGACAAGCGGTGTGACCTGTGGTCGCTGGGCGTGATCGCGTACATCCTGCTGTGCGGGTACCCGCCGTTCCGGGCCGACTGCGGCTCCGACTGCGGCTGGGAGCGCGGCGAGAACTGCCGCGCTTGCCAGGAGTTGCTCTTTAACTCTATTCAG GAGGGACGTTATACGTTCCCCGAGGAGGAGTGGGGCGACATCTCGAGCGACGCGAAGGATCTAATCCGGCAGCTGTTGGTCCGCGAGGCGTCACACAGGCTCAGCGCCGAACGCGTGTTGACGCATCCCTGGCTGCGGCGGGCGGATCCTAATGCGATCCACCCGCAGCTGCAGACCTCGCTCAATATTAAACG CAACATGTCAGCGCGCAACCTGTCGAACTTCGCGGAGTCGGCGATGGCGGTGAACCGGGTGATCCAGCAGCACTTCTCCATGAACTACTCGTACATGGAGCCTGAGCGGGCGCGGGCGCTGCGCGGCAGCAAGTCGCAGCAGCCGGCGCCGCTGATCGAGTGCCCGCTGGGGCTGTCGCCGCCCGCCGACTCCGAGCTGCTGCGGCGCCGCCTGGCCGACGCCACGCTGCTGCCCGTGCACTAG